The Streptococcus viridans genome includes a window with the following:
- the secY2 gene encoding accessory Sec system protein translocase subunit SecY2, producing MMKQSGVRNRLFWTILFVFVYVLGSKITLPFVDLAKVLNVNEGTARGLELTSAIMGGNLRGMSIFALGLSPWMSSMILWRLFTVSKRHNLERTSSDLVERRKMYLTLALALVQSLAVSLYLPLETDLSPLLVVSLNALIMIAGTFFLVWLADLNTALGLGNSIVIMMAGMLLYLPEDVLGTLSKSGLPAYSLLFLLLLLFAFVFMVVCIEYARYRIPVNKLGIHNSLKAHTFLDVKLNPAGGMPFMYALTLVSIPQYIFLLVQVINPRASWATTIAKELVIGEPAWILLYSLMMAILSFAFAFVTVNGEEIADKMMKNLEYIDFVYPGEETRRYINRIVFRLTVFGTLYLILFTVLPFLLLLWDRGLLRLVMVPGSFLMFVGMISTIREEVRALRVNQGYTRLF from the coding sequence ATGATGAAACAATCTGGAGTTAGGAATCGATTATTTTGGACGATCCTATTCGTCTTTGTTTATGTTTTAGGAAGTAAAATCACTTTACCCTTTGTAGACCTAGCGAAGGTTCTAAATGTGAACGAAGGTACCGCAAGGGGGCTGGAGTTGACGAGTGCTATCATGGGTGGGAACCTTCGTGGCATGTCCATCTTCGCTCTTGGACTTTCTCCCTGGATGTCTTCCATGATCTTGTGGCGGTTGTTTACAGTATCTAAACGTCATAACCTGGAGAGGACCAGTTCGGACCTTGTGGAGCGACGGAAGATGTATCTGACACTTGCTTTGGCTCTTGTTCAATCTTTGGCCGTTTCCCTCTATCTCCCGTTAGAAACAGACCTGAGCCCTCTTCTAGTCGTCTCACTCAATGCCTTGATTATGATAGCAGGTACTTTTTTCTTAGTCTGGTTAGCTGATTTAAATACCGCACTAGGCTTGGGGAATTCTATTGTGATCATGATGGCGGGGATGCTCCTCTACTTGCCAGAGGATGTCCTTGGGACCTTGTCAAAGAGCGGGCTTCCAGCATACAGCCTCCTGTTTCTATTGCTCCTCTTATTCGCATTTGTTTTTATGGTCGTATGCATCGAGTATGCTCGCTATCGGATCCCTGTGAATAAGCTGGGGATTCACAACAGTTTGAAAGCTCACACGTTTTTAGATGTTAAGCTCAATCCAGCTGGGGGCATGCCCTTTATGTATGCCCTGACCTTGGTTTCTATCCCGCAATACATCTTTTTGCTGGTCCAAGTCATCAATCCCCGTGCTTCATGGGCTACCACTATCGCTAAGGAGTTGGTCATTGGAGAGCCGGCGTGGATATTGCTCTACAGTCTGATGATGGCAATTCTGTCCTTTGCTTTTGCTTTTGTGACGGTCAATGGGGAAGAAATCGCCGACAAAATGATGAAAAATTTAGAGTATATTGATTTCGTTTATCCTGGAGAAGAGACGCGTAGGTACATCAATCGAATTGTCTTCCGCTTAACGGTCTTTGGGACGCTTTATTTAATCCTGTTTACCGTGTTGCCCTTCCTTCTTCTACTTTGGGATAGAGGGCTCCTGCGTTTGGTCATGGTTCCAGGAAGTTTTCTCATGTTTGTGGGGATGATTTCGACGATCCGGGAGGAAGTTCGAGCTCTTCGCGTGAACCAAGGCTACACAAGATTGTTTTAG
- a CDS encoding accessory Sec-dependent serine-rich glycoprotein adhesin, producing the protein MFLKSLNGKVREMDRTTRFKLIKSGKHWVRSENSTLGLFKIVRGEVETTVVIKSDKERDGIRSTSQFVLKGLLATGATVGATAIINTAYADEAGVDVVTTSELQKETLAEANSLVIGSVSDARSLSEESLESTSASASLSEQGSENLAVTLSESTSEAATTSESSVETTETVLGATDKVGLEQNLSEATLLTQMAENYASNLTDANQKAALSVAIAKVQTELSTSTQLLHENVATQAFVDQRQRLNKSVDEMMLALKATGFVGNSSVNGKPAIVAQLAPIYETVRDSNELSEITPDLEDRNGANIEDVALKFAGVEKDPHLDKSVTNLDPEALKSLSETHDVTRYTFAIWDFVNRVKPDPLDYYATLSVDRSSIGSTTPKGVDVYFRLVKKSSGTEVYAQTVKANSVVEFDLPKELVGSDTNRQYRVFYSIYNDGKPGVIRMQSVSYQTPKFMIQQLYDVLEPKNVGLYAPSTVASIVPSRSAEHVTYYKLIRDKGEFRQGAYVPNGRETVLASYAQVGIEGQEYTASAARQLDGFVQVPLVDYHQNKMSGIFDLSEVGKQTVEAYRGGARDHYIKLVREVTSPNGDFTLKYYVLDPSKQRNYRKGDNGTVFDLANYTLVYEKAFRNDHWNETFEHLETREVKSKKEDYSLTVTPEFSDGKNFKLKISGWFSLTEKVSYTDEKTGKEYSFRKPYTSAPENQAKLSGSHIVGDDASLQGADGFSKFYHTVSTGVSYSPSKSVNYYYRRMNASELASQSLNHSSSHSISAQASLSYSESNSQVVASESQSLSASVSLLDRQSTSLSESMSTSDSVSDSLSISQVLESQSLSSSQSDFLNNSENSASVSSSLSASEKSASESLSGSLSVSESVASASTSASVSASEVVTSESASSSLSASEKRTSESLSGSMSVSESIASSSTSASVSASEVVTSESVSSSLSASEKSASESLSGSMSVSESIASSSTSASVSASEIVTSESVSNSLSASEKSASESLSGSMSVSESIASSSTSASVSASEIVTSESVSNSLSASEKSASESLSASMSVSESITSSSTSASVSVSEVAVSESASSSLSASEKFASESLSASMSVSESIASASTSTSASVAQMESSELQSASVSELTSKSISVSISASTSESELNSKSVSISNSESSSRKQSSEFASVSASESVSTSESVSESIASASTSTSVSASEVVTSESASSSLSASEKRTSESLSGSMSVSESIVSASASSSLSVSTSTSESVARMESSDLQSASVSELTSASTSISGSVSSSASVSVLNSETVSNSVSESSSRKQASELESTSTSDSVSTSESVSVSSSESNLNSTSVSTSASKSTSNNQASELASVSMSGSASTSVSDSVSVSTSASELVSTSTSASETQMESSDLQSASVSELISESASVSVSASTSASESEMNSTSVSESASESASNKQASKLASTLASESVSTSTSASVAQMESSELQSASVSELASESTSVSIAASTSISESVLNSTSDSISTSESTSSTQASELESASTSDSVSTSESVSVSSSESVLNSTSVSTSTSELVSTSESVSVSSSESVSENASESSSRKQSSEFASVSVSESVSTSESVSVSSSESVSISSSESSSHKQASEFASISASESVSTRTSASVAQMESSELQSASVSELTSESISVSVSASTSALEASESVSSSASESVLNSESVSVSTSESSSRKQASEFASVSVSESVSTSESVSVSGSESVSTSTSESASESTSVSTLASTSASESELSSKSVSISTSNSVLSSVSASTSVSESVLNSASVSELTSESVSASASVSESVLYSASVSTSTSETTSSKQASESESASVSESISTLASASLQTSASDLSSTSIDRSTSSSHSMSLTPNWSSVSTSASNVVNESTVVYESASTILQEPVSTLVSSKASQLSSESTSLSTSRSTSSSTSQSHSQSQATPQMSSSGEKSAASVSEAKSTSDSLGVTSRELFITLVVAFFAGLASFFHRKK; encoded by the coding sequence ATGTTTTTGAAAAGTTTGAATGGAAAAGTTAGGGAGATGGATCGAACGACTCGTTTCAAGTTAATCAAGTCTGGGAAGCATTGGGTTCGATCTGAAAATTCTACTTTAGGTTTATTTAAAATTGTTCGTGGAGAAGTAGAAACAACAGTTGTAATAAAGTCAGATAAGGAGCGGGATGGGATCCGTTCTACAAGTCAATTCGTACTGAAAGGATTATTGGCGACAGGAGCAACTGTTGGTGCCACCGCTATTATCAATACGGCCTATGCGGATGAAGCAGGTGTTGATGTGGTGACAACCTCTGAATTACAGAAAGAAACCTTAGCAGAAGCTAATAGCTTAGTGATTGGTTCAGTATCTGATGCAAGATCACTGTCAGAAGAAAGTCTAGAATCGACAAGTGCTTCGGCTTCTTTAAGTGAGCAAGGTTCTGAGAATCTTGCTGTGACTCTGAGCGAATCTACCTCAGAAGCTGCGACGACATCAGAGTCAAGCGTGGAAACGACAGAAACGGTTCTAGGAGCAACGGATAAAGTTGGTCTGGAACAGAATCTGTCAGAGGCGACCTTATTGACCCAGATGGCCGAAAACTATGCTTCAAACCTTACAGATGCGAATCAGAAAGCAGCTCTCTCGGTTGCGATCGCTAAGGTGCAAACAGAATTGTCAACTAGTACTCAGTTGCTTCATGAAAATGTGGCAACGCAAGCATTTGTGGATCAGCGTCAACGGTTAAATAAGTCTGTTGACGAGATGATGCTTGCTTTGAAAGCGACAGGTTTTGTGGGGAATAGCAGTGTAAACGGTAAACCTGCTATTGTAGCTCAGTTAGCCCCAATTTATGAAACAGTAAGAGATTCTAATGAGTTATCAGAAATTACCCCTGATTTGGAAGACCGAAACGGAGCTAACATCGAAGATGTTGCTTTGAAATTTGCAGGAGTAGAAAAGGATCCGCATTTAGATAAATCTGTTACAAATCTTGATCCTGAGGCTCTCAAATCTCTTTCTGAGACTCATGATGTGACGCGCTATACTTTTGCTATTTGGGATTTCGTTAATCGAGTGAAGCCGGATCCTCTGGATTATTATGCAACCTTATCCGTCGATCGTAGCTCGATTGGTTCAACTACTCCTAAAGGTGTCGATGTATACTTCCGCTTGGTTAAAAAGTCTAGTGGTACGGAGGTTTATGCTCAAACAGTTAAAGCAAATAGTGTGGTTGAGTTTGATTTACCAAAGGAATTAGTTGGTTCAGATACAAACCGCCAATACAGGGTCTTTTACTCAATTTATAATGATGGGAAACCTGGAGTTATACGGATGCAAAGTGTAAGTTACCAGACTCCTAAATTTATGATTCAACAGCTTTATGATGTGCTAGAACCTAAAAATGTAGGTCTTTATGCACCATCGACAGTAGCATCCATTGTTCCATCACGAAGTGCTGAACATGTTACCTATTACAAGCTCATTCGGGACAAGGGAGAATTCCGACAAGGAGCTTACGTCCCGAATGGCAGGGAAACTGTTTTGGCTTCTTATGCCCAGGTTGGTATTGAAGGTCAGGAGTACACAGCTTCAGCTGCTCGACAATTGGATGGTTTTGTTCAAGTTCCGCTAGTAGACTACCATCAGAATAAAATGTCTGGTATTTTTGATCTTAGTGAAGTTGGGAAACAGACTGTCGAAGCATATCGAGGAGGGGCAAGAGACCACTATATTAAGCTTGTCCGAGAAGTGACGAGTCCAAATGGCGATTTCACTTTAAAATACTATGTGTTGGATCCTTCCAAACAGAGAAATTACCGGAAAGGTGATAACGGTACAGTATTTGACCTTGCAAATTATACCTTAGTCTATGAAAAGGCCTTTAGAAATGATCATTGGAATGAAACCTTTGAACATCTTGAGACGCGAGAGGTAAAAAGTAAGAAAGAAGATTATTCTCTTACAGTTACTCCTGAGTTTTCAGATGGAAAAAACTTTAAGCTAAAGATCTCAGGTTGGTTCTCCTTGACAGAGAAGGTAAGCTATACAGATGAAAAAACGGGTAAGGAATACTCTTTCCGAAAACCCTATACTTCCGCTCCAGAAAATCAGGCCAAGCTGAGTGGTAGCCATATTGTAGGAGATGATGCATCTCTGCAAGGTGCTGATGGCTTTTCTAAGTTTTATCATACAGTTTCGACTGGTGTTAGTTACTCGCCATCGAAGAGTGTGAATTACTATTACCGAAGAATGAATGCTTCTGAATTGGCATCTCAATCACTCAATCATTCATCTTCTCATTCGATATCAGCGCAAGCTAGTCTGTCATACTCAGAAAGTAACTCGCAAGTAGTTGCTTCAGAGTCTCAATCTCTGTCTGCATCTGTTTCTCTATTGGATCGTCAATCAACGTCATTATCTGAGTCGATGTCAACTAGTGACTCGGTATCAGATAGTCTATCGATTTCACAGGTACTTGAATCTCAATCGTTATCCTCTTCTCAGTCTGATTTTCTGAATAACTCAGAGAACTCAGCCTCAGTAAGCAGTTCTCTATCAGCTTCAGAAAAATCCGCTTCTGAATCATTAAGTGGGTCGCTGTCTGTATCGGAATCGGTTGCTTCGGCATCGACAAGTGCATCGGTCTCAGCGTCAGAGGTAGTCACTTCGGAATCTGCAAGCAGTTCTCTATCGGCCTCAGAGAAGAGAACTTCTGAATCATTGAGTGGTTCCATGTCTGTGTCAGAATCGATTGCTTCGTCATCGACAAGTGCATCGGTCTCAGCGTCAGAGGTAGTCACTTCGGAATCAGTAAGTAGCTCTCTATCAGCCTCAGAGAAATCCGCTTCTGAATCATTGAGTGGTTCCATGTCTGTGTCAGAATCGATTGCTTCGTCATCGACAAGTGCATCGGTCTCAGCGTCAGAAATAGTCACTTCGGAATCAGTAAGTAACTCTCTATCAGCCTCAGAGAAATCCGCTTCTGAATCATTGAGTGGTTCCATGTCTGTGTCAGAATCGATTGCTTCGTCATCGACAAGTGCATCGGTCTCAGCGTCAGAAATAGTCACTTCGGAATCAGTAAGTAACTCTCTATCAGCTTCAGAGAAATCCGCTTCTGAATCATTGAGCGCTTCCATGTCTGTATCAGAATCGATCACTTCGTCATCGACAAGTGCATCGGTCTCAGTATCAGAGGTAGCTGTTTCGGAATCTGCAAGCAGTTCTCTATCAGCTTCAGAGAAATTCGCTTCTGAATCATTGAGCGCTTCCATGTCTGTGTCAGAATCGATTGCATCAGCCTCAACCAGCACATCAGCTTCGGTAGCTCAAATGGAATCTTCTGAACTTCAATCAGCCTCAGTCTCTGAGTTGACTTCGAAATCAATCAGCGTTTCCATTTCAGCAAGTACATCCGAATCTGAATTGAATTCTAAGTCTGTTTCAATTAGTAACTCTGAATCAAGCTCACGCAAGCAATCTTCTGAATTTGCGTCCGTTTCAGCTTCAGAGTCAGTATCAACCAGTGAGTCTGTATCAGAATCGATTGCTTCGGCATCGACAAGTACATCGGTCTCAGCGTCAGAGGTAGTCACTTCGGAATCTGCAAGCAGTTCTCTATCAGCCTCAGAGAAGAGAACTTCTGAATCATTGAGTGGTTCCATGTCTGTGTCAGAATCGATTGTATCTGCTTCAGCAAGCAGCTCGTTGTCAGTCTCAACTAGCACTTCAGAATCTGTAGCTCGTATGGAATCTTCTGACCTTCAATCTGCATCAGTATCTGAGTTGACTTCGGCATCTACTAGCATTTCAGGTTCAGTGTCGTCAAGTGCATCAGTATCCGTCTTAAATTCCGAAACAGTTTCAAACAGTGTATCTGAATCAAGCTCACGCAAGCAAGCTTCTGAATTAGAGTCAACATCAACATCTGATTCAGTGTCAACTAGTGAGTCGGTATCAGTAAGTAGTTCAGAATCTAATTTGAATTCTACATCGGTTTCAACAAGTGCATCTAAGTCAACCTCAAACAATCAGGCCTCTGAGTTGGCGTCTGTTTCAATGTCTGGTTCAGCTTCAACAAGCGTATCAGACAGTGTCTCAGTTTCAACAAGTGCCTCCGAGTTAGTGTCAACCAGCACTTCAGCATCTGAAACTCAGATGGAATCTTCTGACCTTCAATCCGCTTCGGTATCCGAGTTGATTTCAGAATCAGCTAGTGTTTCAGTTTCAGCTTCGACAAGTGCGTCCGAATCGGAAATGAATTCAACATCGGTTTCAGAAAGTGCATCCGAATCTGCCTCAAACAAACAAGCCTCTAAGTTGGCGTCCACTTTAGCTTCAGAGTCAGTCTCAACTAGCACTTCAGCTTCTGTAGCTCAAATGGAATCTTCTGAACTTCAATCTGCATCAGTATCTGAGTTGGCTTCGGAATCAACCAGCGTGTCAATTGCGGCATCGACAAGCATCTCAGAATCCGTCTTGAATTCAACATCCGATTCAATCAGTACATCAGAATCTACCTCAAGCACGCAAGCCTCTGAGTTAGAGTCAGCATCAACATCTGATTCAGTATCAACCAGTGAGTCTGTATCAGTAAGTAGTTCAGAGTCTGTTTTGAATTCAACATCGGTTTCAACAAGTACCTCCGAGTTAGTGTCAACCAGTGAGTCTGTATCAGTAAGTAGCTCAGAATCTGTTTCAGAAAACGCATCTGAATCAAGCTCACGCAAGCAATCTTCTGAATTTGCGTCCGTTTCAGTTTCCGAGTCAGTATCAACCAGTGAGTCTGTATCGGTAAGTAGCTCAGAATCTGTTTCAATTAGTAGCTCTGAATCAAGCTCACACAAGCAAGCTTCTGAATTTGCATCCATTTCAGCTTCAGAGTCAGTATCAACCAGAACATCAGCGTCTGTAGCTCAAATGGAATCTTCTGAACTTCAATCAGCATCAGTATCTGAGTTGACTTCTGAATCAATCAGCGTTTCTGTTTCAGCATCGACAAGTGCTTTAGAAGCTAGTGAGTCAGTTTCAAGTAGCGCATCAGAATCGGTTTTGAATTCCGAGTCAGTTTCAGTAAGTACATCTGAATCAAGCTCACGCAAGCAAGCTTCTGAATTTGCGTCCGTTTCAGTTTCCGAGTCAGTGTCAACCAGTGAGTCTGTATCGGTAAGTGGCTCAGAATCAGTTTCAACCAGTACCTCTGAATCTGCTTCAGAATCAACCAGCGTGTCAACTTTGGCATCTACAAGCGCATCCGAATCTGAATTGAGTTCTAAGTCTGTTTCAATCAGTACATCTAATTCTGTCTTGAGTTCAGTATCCGCTTCAACAAGCGTATCTGAATCCGTCTTGAATTCTGCATCCGTATCTGAGTTGACTTCAGAATCCGTTTCCGCGTCAGCAAGCGTATCTGAATCGGTCTTGTATTCAGCCTCAGTTTCAACAAGTACATCAGAAACAACTTCGAGCAAACAAGCTTCTGAATCAGAGTCAGCTTCCGTATCAGAGTCCATCTCAACCTTGGCTTCAGCATCGCTTCAAACGAGTGCTTCTGATCTGTCTTCGACTTCGATAGATAGATCGACTTCGTCTAGTCATTCTATGTCACTGACACCAAATTGGTCATCCGTTTCGACCTCGGCTTCAAACGTGGTAAACGAATCTACAGTGGTGTACGAGTCCGCTTCGACGATTCTTCAGGAGCCGGTGAGCACACTTGTTTCATCAAAAGCAAGCCAGCTCTCCTCAGAATCGACTTCTCTTTCAACGAGTCGTTCTACCTCTAGTTCGACAAGCCAATCCCATTCACAAAGTCAAGCGACTCCTCAGATGAGCTCTTCTGGTGAGAAATCGGCTGCTTCTGTATCTGAAGCAAAATCGACGTCGGACTCTCTGGGAGTGACGTCACGTGAGCTGTTTATCACGCTTGTAGTGGCTTTCTTTGCAGGTTTGGCCTCATTCTTCCATCGTAAAAAGTAA
- the asp1 gene encoding accessory Sec system protein Asp1, whose amino-acid sequence MYYFIPAWYGSERIWHNTTMPWYWSKDMIEFDETIHQIRVFHEAGVDRKLVLPHYCPQLRYYLHRQDLLETDYLSTFDHIQGVSPHQEMVPIQIEDLEWPAHTSFTYTPFQIVAFCRGQEIASIDLGIDGNILSVRRVKDKETVYVQYLDDRGFISSVIYYKEGSPFFQDYLTPEGEWVLRELLTDASHMVFVNEAFQKQFKRETYPDMGEVVAEKMKASLGDLVPDQDRLVIAAHPANLPFVQQVGLGVSKVLSFYGQRQPLSQEDSSLHFSLKEVDLVLTDSEKTKQALLGLAPSLASKVHRLTSFDSRLRLGSSQERKESKIFFYLDEKNLPSQSVLQKVFEILGKNPLFEVVFAIYNASDEAVATLDHQLEDLARERGIASIGVQVDSQELGENHLLEDAPLFEKKQDRYRVRNFFNENDIIKELEQTRLIVDISEEPNLYTQIAGISAGIPQINRTQTEYVDHLRNGYVLEEMEEELEKAMDYFLRDLKPWNESLIYSVEKIQEYTGQRLIAKWEGWMKN is encoded by the coding sequence ATGTATTACTTTATACCAGCCTGGTATGGCAGCGAGCGTATTTGGCACAATACGACGATGCCTTGGTATTGGTCGAAAGATATGATTGAATTTGATGAGACTATTCATCAAATTCGCGTCTTCCATGAAGCGGGAGTGGATCGGAAATTAGTGCTTCCACACTATTGCCCACAACTGCGTTACTACCTCCACCGGCAAGATTTGTTGGAAACAGATTATCTATCGACTTTTGATCACATTCAGGGAGTTTCCCCTCATCAAGAGATGGTCCCAATTCAGATTGAGGATTTGGAATGGCCTGCTCACACAAGCTTTACTTATACGCCGTTTCAAATAGTGGCATTCTGTCGCGGTCAGGAGATTGCTAGTATCGATCTGGGGATAGACGGGAATATCTTATCAGTTAGACGGGTAAAGGATAAGGAAACGGTTTATGTGCAGTATCTGGATGACCGAGGATTTATTTCCAGTGTCATTTATTACAAAGAGGGAAGTCCCTTTTTCCAAGACTATCTAACCCCCGAAGGAGAATGGGTTTTAAGAGAGTTGTTGACTGATGCTAGCCATATGGTTTTTGTCAATGAAGCTTTTCAGAAGCAGTTTAAACGAGAAACCTACCCGGACATGGGAGAAGTAGTTGCTGAAAAAATGAAAGCCAGCCTAGGAGACCTAGTGCCGGATCAAGATCGTCTGGTGATCGCGGCTCATCCAGCCAATCTACCCTTTGTTCAACAAGTGGGACTAGGTGTTTCAAAGGTTCTCTCTTTTTATGGACAACGCCAGCCATTATCTCAAGAGGATTCATCGCTTCATTTTTCTTTAAAAGAGGTTGACTTGGTGCTGACAGATAGTGAAAAAACGAAACAAGCCTTGCTTGGTCTTGCCCCAAGTCTCGCTTCTAAGGTCCATCGACTGACGTCCTTTGATTCGCGGTTGAGACTGGGAAGTAGTCAGGAAAGGAAGGAATCGAAAATCTTTTTCTACCTGGATGAAAAGAATCTCCCCTCTCAATCCGTTTTACAGAAAGTGTTTGAAATCTTAGGGAAAAATCCTTTATTTGAAGTTGTTTTCGCGATCTACAATGCTTCTGATGAAGCAGTAGCAACACTGGATCATCAGTTAGAAGACTTGGCTAGAGAGAGGGGGATAGCTTCTATAGGTGTTCAGGTTGATTCTCAAGAACTGGGAGAAAACCACCTCCTTGAAGATGCCCCTCTCTTTGAAAAGAAGCAAGATCGTTATCGGGTTCGAAATTTCTTTAATGAGAACGACATTATCAAAGAACTAGAACAAACTCGCTTAATAGTAGACATAAGTGAGGAACCCAATCTGTACACACAAATTGCAGGCATTTCGGCAGGGATTCCTCAGATCAATCGGACCCAAACGGAGTATGTAGACCATTTAAGGAATGGGTATGTCTTGGAGGAGATGGAAGAAGAGCTAGAAAAAGCGATGGACTATTTCCTGAGGGACCTTAAACCATGGAATGAGTCGCTGATTTATTCCGTCGAAAAGATTCAAGAATATACAGGCCAGCGCTTGATTGCCAAATGGGAAGGATGGATGAAAAACTAG